The genomic window TGAATGCTTTTGATGTTCAGGTGCTGCCATCCAGTGTTACCAGtgtgacagcaatgaagacatcACCTGCCCTTCGGAGGAGGCCTTTGACACCACCAAGAATGCTGTGGTGGAGTGCAACAGTTTTGAGGCCCATGTCCCTGGCCAGTTCTGCATGAAGGTTTACCAGGAGAGCCCTGGGTGTAAGTGTTGATTTTCAGATGTTTCAGTGTTTCATTTTCAGATGCAATAACAGCTGCACAGAGTcggttgaggggaaaaaaaaattctcgagTGTTGATAGTTACTGTGAATTACTACAGGAGACTGCAGTAAATGATCTCCGACTGGGAGCTGCTGGTAAAAATTATTATGAAAGAcgtatttaaacttttttttctatctctttttttttaaagtttataagtcaaaataactttttttttctgtctgtccacctgtctctgtctctttgttgttgatttattatcACTATGTACCTAGAATAGAAAttaaagtatttatttatttatttatggaaaTCAAATAGAATaaatatgaatgataatgattCTGTTAAAGTCCCATTTACTGATTCATAAAGGATTTAGAACATTATCAATATgatatcttttttcctttttatttttatttgttgcaACAGCTAAGTAAAGGCATTCAAGCAAACGTAATTATGATGTTTGCTTCTTCTTTAACTGCTACGCAGTCTTGACATTAACTTGACAGAACCTTGGGTAGATGTCCATAAcggttttaattatttttttgaaCATTCTGAAAATGCTGGATATAACAGCGACCTCTGAAACTGGGTTGATACTGTATCTTTGTATAAGTTTCCCTTTTGTAGTCTGGAATTGTGATTTGTAACCATTTAGAAAATGAATTAacttacgtttttgttttgtttttaaaattttatcaaaGCCTGTTTTCAATAAAGAGGGCATTTGGTAACAACAGGGATTtcttgagatttaaaaaaaaaaaaacgtatcacATATGATTTTTAAGAAACAGTAGTTTTTCATAGTTTATGTTAAATTTTCAGGGGGCGGTTGGCAGAAAACAACCAGACGGTGTGGATCGAGGACAGACTTCGGTAAGAATATAATTTTTATGCTTTACATTCCTTGGGCATGGCTTGGGAGTCTGTCGTTTGATTTAAACATGACTTTTTGTGTGGGAAATCTTGATATAATCATATTGAAATAATCATGCATTTTGCATAGGGTTGGGTTTTCGAGAGCTATGTGTGTGCTTCTGCAAAATGATTATGAAGTCTTCATGCTATTTTCTATGTGCGTAGACAGATGttaactcacacaaacatgcatatgcattcacgcacaaccaaacacacacacacacacacacacacacacacacacacacacacacacacacacacacatgtatacacacaagcaTTGTGAACATTCAGATGATCGCAAGAACAAATTCATTGTCTCAGAATGTTGCAAGGTGATATTCTTCATTGTGAACTTCTctatcaaacaaaaacacagtcgTTTTATGTGTGTATACCCTGGTGCAAAATTCAGCATGATGAGATGTCTGATGTTCCAACAGGTGTGGCGTGGGGGTGCCGGTGGACCTGGGACTACACAGGCGTGTTCCGAGAGACCTGCTATTGTGAGGACAGGGATGGATGTAACAGTGCCAgccttctctcgatgtctgtacTTTCTGGCATCCTTGTTCTTCTGGCCTCGTCTACAACACGTTGCTTTGTgcgtgatctatctatctatatcgtaATATGCAACAATGAagctcttttcttctgttttttttttcctgtttcagcTAATGTATTGTGGTTAAGTTTCATGAATGTATCCAGGTTTCAGTTGAGTTGTGgtggaaaaaaaatggagagaaaaaagaaagcaagccatgttttcttttaaccgtGATGATTTGGATATGGAGTTACTTTTGTTTCTTAAAGTATCCATTTGCTTCAGTAAATGAGCTTTGTGATATTGTTTCCTCTTGTTTTCCATCCAGGGGAAGTATATTCAATTTCCCCTTTAAGATGCAATTTTCCTTTTCAGTAGAATGAGGGTATAGACCAGTGTCAAACAAAACATTGGTGTAtataaattaaacaaaacaattgAGGTGTCCTTGGTTACTATTTTCTACGGTTCTGTTGACCCAAgcctttttacttctttttaattttttcaaAAGAAATCATCAGCATTCTATTTctaacaatgaaaaataaattaaCTCTCCTTTTTTTGTCAGTGTATGAAGTGTCAGAGATGTCAGACCCCTTTTGTAGCTCTGGGAACATATAAAGGTGTGTTTGGGGAAACACAATAATTTTCATATCTAGCAAATGAACATCCAGTTCCTTGTTATAaaattctgttttgttgttgttgcatatttgcTACTGCAAatctgtgtgcatgcaagtgtgtgtgtttgtttgtatttgtcactctgtgtgtgtgtgtgtgtgtgtgtgtgtgtgtgtgtgtgtgtgtgcttgtcactgtgtgtgtgtgtgtgtgtgcttgtcactgtgtgtgtgtgtgtgtgtgtgtgtgtgtgtgtgcttgtcactgtgtgtgtgtcactgtatgtttcaatgtatgagagtgtgtcactgtgtgtgggtgtggcgtgTGCAAAAATGTTTTCATTCAATATGTGAAAATGAGTATGGATTTATCACTTTACGAATGTgctattgtgtgagtgtgtgtgtgtgtgtgtgtgtgcgtgtgtgtgtgtgagtgagtatgtgtgtatacatgttgactgtgtgctgtgtactggtATGTGTtaaaagaaaatggagagaaacagagaggaagaccTAAATTACGAAAATGGCGTGAATCAGCGAGTGGACTGGACAACAGTCAAAACCAATGGGTCTTTACTTATCAAGAAAGCCCAGCCAATATATCATACATATCAAATTGTAATATAATGGTATTTTCGAGACTTTGCTCTTTGTAAATAGCTTGGTGCATGTTAATTGGAAAACTTTGAACTGGTATCATGAGCATTtcatttagttttttgttgttgttttttttgtagtgtgCACTATATCTGGTTTTTgtaaattttgtttttctgtcctgTTGAGTTTGATTTTTCTGGATTTTTGGTGTAAGTTGTGTATCTGGTTTGATAAGTTGTATATTTTTTGTTCTATGATAGTTGATCCTTAGATTATGTATTGATTGTATAGTAATAACATTCTACATGACATTTTTAACATTGGGTTGTGATCTGTAAGTCTTGTTTTCTCTGTCAGAAACCTTTTGTATCACAATTTGCCACACAAAACTTGACACATTACCAAATGTTCAATGAAATCACCTTTATTCAAATTATTGAAATGATAATTCTTATGTTTTTATTCAcatctttatttttgtttcatcattttaTTTGTGTAGTGCATCATAAGTTTTCTTGTTTCTGAATTTCTATTTTATATGACTGACATGGTTAAAAGTTTAAAATGGTGCCTCAACAGATATGATGAATAGGTACTAATTGCATTTTTAGATTGTTCTGATATCTACATAATTTCCCAACCAAAATTTGTTCTGTCTCTTGAAAGTTCAAACCCACTAGCAAACCATTTGGGGATGGTTCTTGGAGAAAGCTGAATAGGTTAGTGCTTTGTCACCATAGCAATTATCCCAATtaggtgtgtgttgatttttttttgtttttttttttgtatggttcttattttttttcatttccaataTTCCATAGACTCTGTGAGAAACATAGAGTTGGCGATATATATTTCTTCACTTTAAAATGAGCGGTAAGATTGAGGATCATAATCACATGGAGATCATGAAGATCTGTATTGGCTGCCTGACAGTGGCCGTGTAGTCTGGCTGGCTTTCATCTTAAAAGATGGCACCAACCATGGTACAGAAGATAAGACGCCTGGCAGATACAATTACATGCAGTGTCGatggtcaaaagaaaaaaaacgacaacatctGAGTGGTACTCAGAGGATGAAGACCACTCAACTTGTGCACCCAATCTTTCCCGTTTGAGCCAATGGCATAAGACTCGACCATGTGGAAGTTTAAGAATCGggacaacaaaaaagaatgaaaaaaaaaaaaacatgcaatgatATTTGGACTGATAATGGGGACCTCAGACCTACAGCCACCCAGTCATCAGCCTATCATGATGCTAAATGCTGCACCAATTGGTGGgtaaggggggaaaagaagaagaagaaaaaaaagatgaatgccTTAACAGTGAGAAAGGCAAAGATTCCTTGACAAGAAATGTGAGAGATTCCTCAACATGAAATGTGAGTGCAAAGGAAAGGATAAAGAGATTCCCTGGCCAGAAACATGAGTCAGAAAGGTGAAGAGAGATTCCTTGAAAAGAAACACAAGTGGgcaaggcaaagagaaagagacttacAGTAGTAAGTCATTGAGCGTTGTTGTGATTTCCAGAGTCATAAGATGGTTATCATTCCCTTGTTGAAATCTTTgtgttatattttcttctttctatgcATTGTCCTCTGTCCAGTTAAAGCCTTGTTGTGGCAGCATTGGCATTTCTGTTACTTTGATGAATTAGACCCAAATCCGAGCCGGTAAAGATGTTGTTTGGCTACCTTCAGAACAGTCCATCCAGTTGTTTTGACAACCCTGTTGCCTGTCACACTTTCACACTGTgcattctataaaaaaaaaaaatgtaatttttgtaatGACTATCAACACCTGAATAGCCACTACCTGTGACTGTGACAGCTAATAATGCATTGTTGACTTTTGTTGCAAAAATGATCTTTTTGTAAAACGAATAACAGTCCAGTTCTTTGCTGTTTGCGAGTAAAAATTAAATATGAATATGATGGAGTGCACACTGAACTCTTTTCAGCATTGTCAATTTGGCTGCCATGGACAGTATATTCACGTGAAAAGAAAGTGTTGGTAATGTTTTGAAATCACATGCTGTTTTATAACCGTCTTCTCTTTTGAGGTCAGTGCCTGATCACATGTGACACATTAAAATGCCCATCTTCACATGAGCTAAGTATGACACGTTTGAGATCAATATTTGATAAAAGGCATGGTACAATGATAACTATCTGTTTCccagtgagggggaaaaaaaggaaggcatATTCATGATGTTTGTGCTACCATTATACAGGCATTGCCATCATAGGCCTGAGAAAACAAAGTGCATCGATACTAATTACAGTGTGTCACATTCAGTCCTTCAGTCACTTGTCTGCTTTAAAGTTCATACTATCTAATGTTTTGAACATCTGATATATTTATTCTAAATGATAGCAAATTGAACATATTCATTTCCATTCCacatcatggattttttttttcagtgctcgTTTTTAACAATGTGGTAAAAGATTCCATGTCTTTATAAGTCCATGCTTCTTTTAAAGTTCCTGCTCTGACAGTAACAACATTCCTGTGAGCAGACTGCATTACTCATACAGAATAGTTATCATATCAAAGCTAttttcctgtatatatatatatcttcttgtaTCGAGCCGCAGATGTTTGTAACCAAGCACGTTTCTGCTCTGTCCAGTAATAATACATTCCATATAAGATTTGTTAAATTCATGCAGTTGAATGTTATTTTCAAATaaaatttgttctttttttattgcgCTTGATGTGTCATGTGGCAGaaaatttgaaacacacacacacacacacacacacacacagtacaatgcagacatAAAAAAGCTTACAAGGTCCTGGACATATATGTACAATTTGCAAATGTTCAGTaagaaccccaaaacaaacatacatcagGAAAAGTTTCAATCTTTCAAGTTGCTCAACTTGCATTTATTTTCTGCAGAATATTTGTAAACATATTCACAAACCAATGGCAACACACAAATGTTAAACTAtatctccaaccccccacccaccccctttgaAAGTTATCACAGTTGGTGCTACATTCCAGTAAACACGTCAGTATATATACATAAAGTGCATTACCAGCAGAGAGACTGGTCATGTAGAAATTCagcatgtatatataaatatgttaAAGGTTTCTAATTCAGCAGCAGAGAAACCACTCAGcagtaagaaggaaaaaaaaaaacgtctctGAAAGGCTCAGCAGTCTCATTAAAAATCTGAAAATATTAAAACTGTCAGTACTGATGTCAGCTTATGCCTTAAAATGATGACAGAAACCATGAAAGTGTAACATATGGGTTTCAATtcacagagtgaaaaaaaaaagtacaaagcaGAATAAATCAAAAACAAGCATCAAAAGTAAACAAAGATTAATTTAGCAGTGTGAGTTAAAACAAATATTAACTGGATCCAACTAAGACAAGAACAGACAACAGAGTATTACCAACAAAACATAACCACTGAACTTCAACTTTGTGATAACATTCAAGAACTTTCTTGGAAATGTGACATAAAAATTATCACAGCGAAAACATACCGAACGGAAAATACTGCATGTTCAAAACAACGTATTCTGTTCACCCTGTTACTTCTTTCTGCctcaaagaaaaggaagaaatggcCCATCTCTTTACATTCAATTTCATAATTGGGTTGTTTTCATCTGATTGAATTGGTCATACTTTACCCGTATTTACAGTGTAACAGCTGGAATATAATTAAACTTTTTATACCATGGGACAAAATCTGAAGTTTCAAGTCTCCACTGTTGAACTTAATGTGGATCTGTTATTGCTGCAATGTGAGATGAGGACCTTTTAAATTTACACCAAATTATGCAGGGCATGTACATATTAGGCAcacaaaaaatgtatatatatatacatggtatACATAATTGTacacaataaaaaatatatatactggCTACCACAATTACATAAATGACATACACACTGG from Babylonia areolata isolate BAREFJ2019XMU chromosome 1, ASM4173473v1, whole genome shotgun sequence includes these protein-coding regions:
- the LOC143281629 gene encoding UPAR/Ly6 domain-containing protein crok-like; this translates as MASAEKYLAVFTLLSFFSLGAAIQCYQCDSNEDITCPSEEAFDTTKNAVVECNSFEAHVPGQFCMKVYQESPGWGGWQKTTRRCGSRTDFGVAWGCRWTWDYTGVFRETCYCEDRDGCNSASLLSMSVLSGILVLLASSTTRCFVRDLSIYIVICNNEALFFCFFFPVSANVLWLSFMNVSRFQLSCGGKKMERKKKASHVFF